A genomic region of Bactrocera dorsalis isolate Fly_Bdor chromosome 3, ASM2337382v1, whole genome shotgun sequence contains the following coding sequences:
- the LOC105233411 gene encoding homeobox protein 2 isoform X1, protein MPFGRKSPLEALALPGVILAYKYSQFRQRRREAASRRVTERELAALHHKIDKLLSKLEESEPDPPTSQEDECVICINARATMQTSPCGHRVVCRRCFVKTIQSAVAQRLLPLRCVICRARVNRLTSSSGTWRIQESASSYSMGAKSWASAGVGAGGVHASASSYSMGDAHSGHHAFHPHPALHGRYPRSPNGGGRVAQSDSLYSMSSTGSSSLSGVSHMSAYSKTSSISSGLCSPASPISPSAMSAYTQTPVMNNHLAPPGASTSHGTLTLSPSGSSVSGSLSPRDDHHHSHSHSGGCPAGCSGAIPRKPLNSLSNSSSSGSSISSCSSFPPATHTYPGRRYTKGRLTDLQNRLPPIKEFRSPAKVPHPSPVHISNPRFRYSSYTKSSSSAHEIAPLLCEPPSPPKRPMNILAASASTNGLCPPPLKAGGTAKISPLVSKNSLPKNAYTLGNKDKKTPLNSTSGNTAKVNGKLSSTTTNNSNSKKVTYDANGNSVSLASTPIPKSSASNQNSNNKSYSAPTSRSNSSNRSFPLFSNTNSNHKEKADNKKNESMERKKKEEKLKMKAEKEARKVGVRERDATATPRTNGVCKDEHSKNTKQNIIKNVGGDDDDDDYEDDDKDEDDAHNVDGGRNGGGVGVGGGLLCLYGGLAAWKVMSEEKRLAKEEERLAKLIAKEEKKKGKKEAKELLIANDGNCKK, encoded by the exons GACAAGTTGCTCAGCAAACTGGAGGAAAGCGAACCGGATCCGCCAACCTCGCAGGAGGATGAATGCGTCATTTGCATAAATGCGCGTGCGACCATGCAAACGTCACCATGCGGTCATCGTGTTGTCTGTCGTCGCTGCTTTGTCAAGACAATACAAAGTGCCGTGGCACAGCGACTGCTGCCACTACGCTGTGTGATCTGTCGTGCGCGTGTGAATCGCCTCACCTCCAGCTCGGGCACTTGGCGCATACAAGAGTCGGCGAGCAGCTATTCCATGGGTGCCAAAAGTTGGGCTTCCGCCGGTGTCGGTGCGGGCGGCGTGCACGCCTCGGCCAGTTCCTATTCGATGGGCGATGCGCATAGCGGCCACCATGCCTTCCATCCACATCCCGCGCTGCATGGTCGTTATCCGCGCAGTCCGAATGGTGGCGGTCGTGTTGCACAATCGGATAGTTTGTATTCGATGAGTTCGACGGGTTCGTCGTCACTGTCGGGTGTCTCACATATGTCCGCCTACTCTAAGACGTCTTCCATTTCGAGTGGTCTCTGCTCACCCGCCTCACCCATATCACCGTCTGCCATGTCAGCGTATACACAGACACCGGTGATGAATAATCATTTGGCGCCACCCGGCGCATCGACATCACATGGTACGCTCACGTTATCGCCTTCCGGTTCATCCGTTTCAGGTTCGCTTTCGCCACGTGATGATCATCATCATTCACATTCACATTCGGGTGGATGTCCGGCGGGCTGCTCGGGTGCTATACCGCGTAAGCCACTCAATTCGTTGAGTAATTCTTCATCGAGCGGCTCGAGTATTAGCAGCTGCAGCAGTTTTCCGCCCGCGACGCATACGTATCCCGGTCGCCGTTATACCAAGGGACGACTGACGGATCTACAAAATAGACTGCCACCAATTAAGGAGTTTCGCAGTCCAGCCAAAGTGCCACATCCTTCGCCAGTGCACATCAGTAATCCACGTTTTCG ttattctTCTTACACCAAATCCTCATCGAGTGCGCACGAAATTGCTCCGTTGCTGTGCGAACCGCCTTCACCACCCAAAAGACCCATGAACATACTGGCGGCCTCTGCTTCAACTAACGGCTTATGTCCACCGCCGTTAAAGGCTGGTGGCACTGCCAAAATTAGTCCTCTGGTGTCGAAGAACTCCCTGCCAAAGAATGCCTACACTTTGGGTAATAAAGATAAGAAGACGCCACTAAATAGTACCAGTGGCAACACAGCCAAAGTGAATGGGAAGCTttcaagcacaacaacaaataacagtAATAGTAAGAAGGTAACTTACGATGCTAACGGTAATAGCGTTTCATTGGCATCAACACCTATACCGAAATCGTCTGCGTCGAACcaaaatagcaataataaatcGTATTCAGCACCAACCTCACGCTCCAACTCTTCCAATCGAAGTTTTCCACTATTCTCCAATACCAATAGCAATCACA AGGAGAAAGCCGACAATAAGAAGAATGAATCCATGGAGCGTAAGAAGAAGGAGGAGAAACTTAAAATGAAAGCGGAAAAGGAAGCGAGAAAGGTGGGTGTACGTGAACGTGACGCTACAGCGACGCCACGAACTAACGGTGTTTGTAAAGATGAACATAGCAAAAATACtaagcaaaatattataaaaaatgttggtggtgatgatgatgatgatgattatGAGGATGATGATAAAGATGAAGATGATGCACATAACGTCGATGGTGGTCGTAatggtggtggtgttggtgtCGGTGGTGGGTTATTATGCTTGTATGGTGGTTTGGCTGCCTGGAAAGTAATGTCG GAAGAGAAGCGTCTCGCCAAGGAAGAGGAACGTTTAGCGAAGCTGATTGCTaaggaagagaagaagaaggGCAAAAAGGAAGCTAAGGAACTACTCATCGCAAATGATGGCAACTGTAAGAAGTGA
- the LOC105233411 gene encoding uncharacterized protein LOC105233411 isoform X2 → MPFGRKSPLEALALPGVILAYKYSQFRQRRREAASRRVTERELAALHHKIDKLLSKLEESEPDPPTSQEDECVICINARATMQTSPCGHRVVCRRCFVKTIQSAVAQRLLPLRCVICRARVNRLTSSSGTWRIQESASSYSMGAKSWASAGVGAGGVHASASSYSMGDAHSGHHAFHPHPALHGRYPRSPNGGGRVAQSDSLYSMSSTGSSSLSGVSHMSAYSKTSSISSGLCSPASPISPSAMSAYTQTPVMNNHLAPPGASTSHGTLTLSPSGSSVSGSLSPRDDHHHSHSHSGGCPAGCSGAIPRKPLNSLSNSSSSGSSISSCSSFPPATHTYPGRRYTKGRLTDLQNRLPPIKEFRSPAKVPHPSPVHISNPRFRYSSYTKSSSSAHEIAPLLCEPPSPPKRPMNILAASASTNGLCPPPLKAGGTAKISPLVSKNSLPKNAYTLGNKDKKTPLNSTSGNTAKVNGKLSSTTTNNSNSKKVTYDANGNSVSLASTPIPKSSASNQNSNNKSYSAPTSRSNSSNRSFPLFSNTNSNHKEKADNKKNESMERKKKEEKLKMKAEKEARKEEKRLAKEEERLAKLIAKEEKKKGKKEAKELLIANDGNCKK, encoded by the exons GACAAGTTGCTCAGCAAACTGGAGGAAAGCGAACCGGATCCGCCAACCTCGCAGGAGGATGAATGCGTCATTTGCATAAATGCGCGTGCGACCATGCAAACGTCACCATGCGGTCATCGTGTTGTCTGTCGTCGCTGCTTTGTCAAGACAATACAAAGTGCCGTGGCACAGCGACTGCTGCCACTACGCTGTGTGATCTGTCGTGCGCGTGTGAATCGCCTCACCTCCAGCTCGGGCACTTGGCGCATACAAGAGTCGGCGAGCAGCTATTCCATGGGTGCCAAAAGTTGGGCTTCCGCCGGTGTCGGTGCGGGCGGCGTGCACGCCTCGGCCAGTTCCTATTCGATGGGCGATGCGCATAGCGGCCACCATGCCTTCCATCCACATCCCGCGCTGCATGGTCGTTATCCGCGCAGTCCGAATGGTGGCGGTCGTGTTGCACAATCGGATAGTTTGTATTCGATGAGTTCGACGGGTTCGTCGTCACTGTCGGGTGTCTCACATATGTCCGCCTACTCTAAGACGTCTTCCATTTCGAGTGGTCTCTGCTCACCCGCCTCACCCATATCACCGTCTGCCATGTCAGCGTATACACAGACACCGGTGATGAATAATCATTTGGCGCCACCCGGCGCATCGACATCACATGGTACGCTCACGTTATCGCCTTCCGGTTCATCCGTTTCAGGTTCGCTTTCGCCACGTGATGATCATCATCATTCACATTCACATTCGGGTGGATGTCCGGCGGGCTGCTCGGGTGCTATACCGCGTAAGCCACTCAATTCGTTGAGTAATTCTTCATCGAGCGGCTCGAGTATTAGCAGCTGCAGCAGTTTTCCGCCCGCGACGCATACGTATCCCGGTCGCCGTTATACCAAGGGACGACTGACGGATCTACAAAATAGACTGCCACCAATTAAGGAGTTTCGCAGTCCAGCCAAAGTGCCACATCCTTCGCCAGTGCACATCAGTAATCCACGTTTTCG ttattctTCTTACACCAAATCCTCATCGAGTGCGCACGAAATTGCTCCGTTGCTGTGCGAACCGCCTTCACCACCCAAAAGACCCATGAACATACTGGCGGCCTCTGCTTCAACTAACGGCTTATGTCCACCGCCGTTAAAGGCTGGTGGCACTGCCAAAATTAGTCCTCTGGTGTCGAAGAACTCCCTGCCAAAGAATGCCTACACTTTGGGTAATAAAGATAAGAAGACGCCACTAAATAGTACCAGTGGCAACACAGCCAAAGTGAATGGGAAGCTttcaagcacaacaacaaataacagtAATAGTAAGAAGGTAACTTACGATGCTAACGGTAATAGCGTTTCATTGGCATCAACACCTATACCGAAATCGTCTGCGTCGAACcaaaatagcaataataaatcGTATTCAGCACCAACCTCACGCTCCAACTCTTCCAATCGAAGTTTTCCACTATTCTCCAATACCAATAGCAATCACA AGGAGAAAGCCGACAATAAGAAGAATGAATCCATGGAGCGTAAGAAGAAGGAGGAGAAACTTAAAATGAAAGCGGAAAAGGAAGCGAGAAAG GAAGAGAAGCGTCTCGCCAAGGAAGAGGAACGTTTAGCGAAGCTGATTGCTaaggaagagaagaagaaggGCAAAAAGGAAGCTAAGGAACTACTCATCGCAAATGATGGCAACTGTAAGAAGTGA